Proteins from a genomic interval of Chelonoidis abingdonii isolate Lonesome George chromosome 7, CheloAbing_2.0, whole genome shotgun sequence:
- the SMIM32 gene encoding small integral membrane protein 32 translates to MYSELLNSTSATEAHLIIQTNTPYLNTTQRPVSSSAFYMSTARVLKEGEINKPDLVTYVVLFFFLLLTVIIIVLFINCQLKNSFFATLPYDRSLRETRSTWRTQAV, encoded by the coding sequence ATGTATAGTGAATTGTTAAATTCAACCAGTGCCACTGAAGCTCACCTAATCATTCAGACCAACACACCCTACCTGAACACCACACAGAGACCAGTAAGCTCCTCCGCGTTTTATATGTCAACAGCCAGGGTGTTAAAAGAAGGGGAAATAAATAAGCCAGATCTGGTGACTTACgttgttctgtttttcttcctgcttttgACTGTGATAATAATTGTGCTCTTTATTAACTGTCAGTTGAAAAATTCTTTTTTTGCTACTCTACCTTATGACAGATCACTCAGAGAAACAAGGAGTACATGGAGGACACAAGCTGTCTAA